From a region of the Phaseolus vulgaris cultivar G19833 chromosome 6, P. vulgaris v2.0, whole genome shotgun sequence genome:
- the LOC137832871 gene encoding probable plastid-lipid-associated protein 4, chloroplastic: MALSSSSFFSTLNTTSSLPHFHAPKLSSSSSHFPTTPTTTLLPQSHKWRAKVSFFTSFLKKGKDAKIIKEELLQAIALLDRGADATLQDQQTVDQIASELEEVSPIKEPLKSNLLDGKWELIYTTSQSILQTKRPKLLRSVANYQAINVDTLRAQNMESWPFFNQVTADLTPLNPKKVAVKFDTFKIGGIIPIKAPGRARGELEITYLDEELRVSRGDKGNLFVLKMVDPSYRVPV; encoded by the exons atggCCTTATCTTCAAGCTCCTTCTTTTCAACTCTGAACACCACATCTTCACTACCCCATTTCCATGCCCCAaagctttcttcttcttcttctcacttcCCAACAACCCCCACCACTACCCTTCTCCCTCAGTCTCACAAATGGAGAGCAAAGGTTTCATTTTTCACTTCCTTCTTGAAGAAAGGGAAAGATGCCAAGATTATCAAGGAAGAACTCCTTCAGGCCATTGCACTGCTTGATCGAGGGGCTGATGCCACTCTGCAAGACCAGCAAACGGTTGATCAG ATTGCTAGCGAACTTGAGGAAGTTAGTCCAATAAAGGAACCCCTAAAGTCTAACCTATTGGATGGAAAGTGGGAGCTTATATACACTACATCGCAGTCAATCTTGCAAACCAAG AGACCAAAGTTATTGAGATCAGTTGCAAATTATCAAGCAATCAATGTGGATACCCTAAGGGCCCAAAATATGGAATCTTGGCCATTCTTCAACCAG GTAACAGCGGATTTAACACCTCTAAATCCAAAGAAAGTGGCTGTAAAATTTGATACTTTCAAAATTGGAGGCATT ATACCTATTAAAGCACCTGGAAGAGCTCGTGGGGAACTGGAAATAACATATTTGGATGAAGAACTGCG GGTATCAAGAGGCGATAAAGGAAACTTGTTCGTATTGAAAATGGTGGATCCATCTTACAGAGTTCCTGTATGA